Genomic DNA from Candidatus Binatia bacterium:
CGCCTCGATCATCGCGACCATCGAGGCGCGCGATTACATGGAGAAGCGCGACGCCAAGCTCTACCCCACCGAGCTGGGCTTCCTCGTGACCGACCTGCTCGTCGAGCACTTCCAGGACATCATGAACGTCGAGTACACCGCGGGCATGGAGCAGGAGCTGGACCAGATCGAGGAGGGCAAGGACAACCTTCTCAACACCCTGACCCAGTTCTGGAAGAAGTTCGAGAAGGACCTGAAGAAGGCCTCGAAGAACATGGAGAACGTCAAGGGCAAGGAGGAGCCCACCGAGGAGAAGTGCGAGAAGTGCGGCTCGCCCATGGTGATCAAGTGGGGCCGCTACGGGAAGTTCCTGGCTTGCTCCAACTACCCCGAGTGCAAGAACACGCGCCAGCTCGAGGGCGGGGAGGGGGCGCCGGAGCTCCACGAGGACGTGGCGACACAGGTGTGCCCCCGCGACGGCCAGCCCATGGTGCTCAAGAAGGGCCGCTTCGGCCCGTTCCTCGCCTGCACCAACTATCCGGAATGCAAGGAGACCAAGCGGCTGGTCCGCGGCGAGGGCGGCAAGCTGCACGTGGAGACCCTCCAGCCCATCGACGAGAAGTGCCCGGAGTGCGGCAACGACCTGATGTGGCGGCGCGGTCGCTTCGGGGCGTTCATCGCCTGCAGCAACTACCCGACCTGCAAATACGTGAAGAAGAAGGAAGCGCGCGAGATCGGGCTGCTCTGCCCCGACTGCGGCCAGGGGCAGATCGTCGAGCGCAAGGGGCGCTGGGGCCGGTTCTTCTACGGCTGCAAGCGCTACCCGGAGTGCCGGTTCACCGCCTACCACAAGCCGCTGCCCGAGGCCTGCCCGGACTGCGGGCGCCCGTACCTCCTGGAGAAGGAAACCAAGAAGGAGGGGCGCGTCGTGTTCTGCGGCAACGAGGCCTGTCACTACAAGCGCCTGGCCGCTTAGTTACGCGGCGCTATAATCCGAAGCGAATCATGGCGGAGCGGGTCATCATCGTGGGTGGCGGTCTCGCCGGCAGCGAGGCCACCTGGCAGCTCGCCCGCCGCGGCGTCGCGGTCGAGCTCTACGAGATGCGTCCCAGGAAGCAAACCGAGGCGCACGCGACTTCTTATCTAGCCGAGCTCGTCTGCAGCAACTCGCTGCGTTCCGCCTCCCTCACCAACGCCGCGGGCTTGCTCAAAGAAGAGATGCGCCGCCTGGGCTCTCTCATCCTTCAGGTGGCCGATCGTTGCCGTGTGCCGGCGGGCAGCGCGTTGGCGGTGGACCGCGAGCGTTTCGCCGGCGCGGTGACGGGCGAGATCGCGTCTCTTCCCGGCGTGCGTGTCATCCGCGAAGAAGTCTCCGAAATCCCGGCCGCGATCGCGATTCTTGCTTCCGGTCCCCTGACATCACAGCCGTTGTCGCGCGCGCTGGAATCGCTGCTCGGCGGCAAGCATCTCTATTACTATGACGCGATCTCGCCCATCGTCACGGCCGAGTCGATCGACATGAATATCGCTTTCGCCGCCTCGCGCTACGATCGCGGCGGCGACGATTATCTCAACCTGGCGCTCACGCGCGAGCAGTACGGGAACTTTATCGACGAGCTCCTTGGCGCGGAGAAAGTGCCGGCGAAGAGCTTCGAGGACCTGCGCTACTTCGAGGGCTGTCTCCCGATCGAGGAGATGGCCCGGCGCGGACGCGACACGCTCGCCTTCGGGCCGATGCGGCCGACGGGCCTCGTCGACCCACGCACCGGAAAGCGATCTTACGCGATCATCCAGTTGCGCCAGGAGAATCGCGAAAAAACGCTTTACAACATGGTTGGCTTTCAAACCAAGATGACCTATCCGGAGCAGAAGCGGGTCTTCGCTCTCGTTCCCGGACTCGAACATGCCGAGTTCGTCCGCTTCGGCAGCCTCCATCGAAACACGTTCATCGATGCGCCGCGCCATCTCATGCCGACGCTCCAGTGGCGCGGCCGGCCGTCGCTCTTGTTCGCCGGGCAGATCACCGGCGTGGAGGGCTATATCGAATCCGCGGCCTCCGGCCTCCTCGCCGGATTGAACGCGGCGCGGCTTATTCACTGCAAAGAGCCGGTCGCTCCGCCCGTAACCACTGCATTGGGCTCGCTGCTTGTCTATATCACCGATCCCGCGCGCAAGGATTTCCAGCCCATGAACGCCAATTTCGGCGTCCTGCCTCCGATCGGCTCTCGGATAAAAGGAAGAGAAAAAAAGCAGATCATGGCGGACCGTGCGCTCAAGGATCTGGACGTCTGGCTCACCGATATCGGGGAAGCGCCGAGTTTTGTGCTGGCCGAAGGGGCTTAGAAAAATGTCACGGCGCATCGCCACCATCGACCTCGGCACCAACACGATTCTCCTGCTCGTGGTCGAGCTTGAAGATGACGGAGCGTTTCGCGTTCTGACCGACCGCGCGGAGATCGCGCGCCTCGGCGAAGGCGTGGACCGCACCCGCTCGCTCTCCGCGCCGGGGGTCGAGCGCGCTCTCGAGGTGCTGAGAGAATACCTCCATACTTGCCGGAATCTCGCCGTGGACGAGATCGCCGCGGCCGGAACCAGCGCGCTGCGCGACGCGCTGAACGCGAAGAGTTTTCGCGCGCGCCTCAAACACGAATTGCACCTCGATATCAGGGTTTTGTCTGGACGGGAGGAGGCGGCCTATTCCTACCTCGCGGTGCAAAAAGGGCTTCACATCGACGCCAGGGACGTGTTGGTAGTCGACGTGGGCGGCGGCAGCACCGAGTTCATCTGGGCGAGCGCCGGAAAGATGCACGGCCTGGCGAGTCTGGATCTGGGCTCGGTCCGATTGACGGAGCGCTATCTCCGGTCCGACCCGGCGCGGCAGGAAGAATGCGAACGAGTGATTCAAGTCGTCGATCAGTCGATCAACAAGTTGCTGTCGGATTGGGGCTCCCTTCGACCATTCGAGAACCTCATGGTGGTGAGCCAAGTCGAACCACAGGCTCGGGGCGACG
This window encodes:
- a CDS encoding topoisomerase DNA-binding C4 zinc finger domain-containing protein, with amino-acid sequence ASIIATIEARDYMEKRDAKLYPTELGFLVTDLLVEHFQDIMNVEYTAGMEQELDQIEEGKDNLLNTLTQFWKKFEKDLKKASKNMENVKGKEEPTEEKCEKCGSPMVIKWGRYGKFLACSNYPECKNTRQLEGGEGAPELHEDVATQVCPRDGQPMVLKKGRFGPFLACTNYPECKETKRLVRGEGGKLHVETLQPIDEKCPECGNDLMWRRGRFGAFIACSNYPTCKYVKKKEAREIGLLCPDCGQGQIVERKGRWGRFFYGCKRYPECRFTAYHKPLPEACPDCGRPYLLEKETKKEGRVVFCGNEACHYKRLAA
- a CDS encoding Ppx/GppA phosphatase family protein, which produces MSRRIATIDLGTNTILLLVVELEDDGAFRVLTDRAEIARLGEGVDRTRSLSAPGVERALEVLREYLHTCRNLAVDEIAAAGTSALRDALNAKSFRARLKHELHLDIRVLSGREEAAYSYLAVQKGLHIDARDVLVVDVGGGSTEFIWASAGKMHGLASLDLGSVRLTERYLRSDPARQEECERVIQVVDQSINKLLSDWGSLRPFENLMVVSQVEPQARGDAGRLAMVGIAGTFTTLSAVEKGLRHYSHGEVHGSRLSRAEVERQVELYRGKTIAERKEIAGLEPKRADVILAGALAIERIMRLFGIDEVIVSDQGIRYGLLYERIAHSHQRSAISKKNN
- the trmFO gene encoding methylenetetrahydrofolate--tRNA-(uracil(54)-C(5))-methyltransferase (FADH(2)-oxidizing) TrmFO, which encodes MAERVIIVGGGLAGSEATWQLARRGVAVELYEMRPRKQTEAHATSYLAELVCSNSLRSASLTNAAGLLKEEMRRLGSLILQVADRCRVPAGSALAVDRERFAGAVTGEIASLPGVRVIREEVSEIPAAIAILASGPLTSQPLSRALESLLGGKHLYYYDAISPIVTAESIDMNIAFAASRYDRGGDDYLNLALTREQYGNFIDELLGAEKVPAKSFEDLRYFEGCLPIEEMARRGRDTLAFGPMRPTGLVDPRTGKRSYAIIQLRQENREKTLYNMVGFQTKMTYPEQKRVFALVPGLEHAEFVRFGSLHRNTFIDAPRHLMPTLQWRGRPSLLFAGQITGVEGYIESAASGLLAGLNAARLIHCKEPVAPPVTTALGSLLVYITDPARKDFQPMNANFGVLPPIGSRIKGREKKQIMADRALKDLDVWLTDIGEAPSFVLAEGA